The following coding sequences are from one Anopheles bellator chromosome X, idAnoBellAS_SP24_06.2, whole genome shotgun sequence window:
- the LOC131213609 gene encoding tRNA-dihydrouridine(20) synthase [NAD(P)+]-like produces the protein MKQELDYRNKFILAPMVRVGTLPMRLLALEYGADLVYTEEIIDWKLLRAERRINDVLGTIDYIDTTDGTVVFRTSPEEKGKVILQIGTASVERATAVGRMLQQDVTAIDVNMGCPKDFSIKGGMGVALLYDLPRAKAILEGLVRSVSIPVTCKIRLLPNIDETLHLARELESTGISAIAVHGRTKTERPRDPVNEAAIARVADALEIPVIANGGSQSIMRRNDILKFAKTCGTSSVMVARSAEWNVSVFRPDGPLQLEDVIRRYLMLSVRYDNSPSNTKYCVQMMLRSLQESPIGRRLLDSQTMQQICDIWDLGDYCRKTQLTYHDAGIKGRRTCRPRYLSGNENIEVDEIECKRLCLNVVGNGEPVIEENICFIRANFTKDSELPKTKLFTYARRNELQLAQYDVIQKDKLFKAFLNFGDKRYSSTFWEKNKRYAEQAAALVCLLNLGVERREELVMNGAMMMGTKEETIEERNEPCSFKPEKPS, from the exons atgaaacaagaacTCGACTATCGCAATAAATTCATCCTCGCGCCGATGGTACGTGTTGGCACGCTACCAATGCGATTACTAGCCCTCGAGTATGGTGCTGATTTGGTATATACTGAGGAAATCATCGACTGGAAATTGTTGAGAGCGGAACGTCGAATTAACG aCGTACTGGGCACGATCGATTATATCGACACCACCGACGGGACGGTTGTCTTTCGCACCAGCCCggaagaaaagggaaaagttaTTCTTCAAATTGGCACTGCATCAGTCGAGCGTGCCACTGCTGTAGGACGAATG ctGCAGCAAGATGTGACCGCTATTGATGTGAATATGGGATGCCCAAAAGATTTCTCTATTAAGGGTGGTATGGGCGTTGCGCTTCTGTACGATTTGCCCAGAGCAAAGGCTATCCTCGAGGGGCTGGTGCGGTCGGTCTCCATACCTGTTACGTGCAAAATTCGCTTGCTGCCAAACATTGATGAAACGTTGCACCTAGCGCGGGAACTGGAATCCACCGGGATTAGTGCAATAGCGGTACATGGCCGAACAAAGACGGAACGACCACGGGATCCAGTAAATGAAG CCGCAATTGCGCGAGTAGCTGATGCTTTGGAGATACCAGTGATAGCGAACGGTGGTTCGCAGTCTATTATGCGGCGTAACGATATACTGAAGTTTGCCAAAACATGTGGCACTAGCAGCGTAATGGTAGCAAGATCGGCCGAGTGGAACGTTTCAGTATTCCGACCGGACGGCCCGCTCCAGCTTGAAGACGTGATTCGGCGATACCTAATGTTGTCTGTACGCTATGACAATTCGCCTTCTAATACAAAATATTGTGTTCAGATGATGCTGCGCAGTCTGCAGGAATCACCAATCGGTCGACGGTTACTTGACAGCCAAACAATGCAACAGATTTG TGACATTTGGGATCTGGGTGACTATTGCCGCAAAACTCAGCTCACTTACCATGACGCCGGTATCAAGGGACGGCGTACTTGTCGGCCCCGATATCTTtctggaaatgaaaatatagAAGTCGACGAAATCGAATGCAAGCGACTGTGTCTCAACGTAGTTGGTAATGGTGAACCAGTGATTGAAGAGAATATATGCTTCATACGCGCAAATTTTACGAAAG ATTCCGAGCTACCGAAGACGAAACTGTTCACGTACGCTCGTCGAAATGAGCTACAGTTAGCGCAATACGATGTGATACAAAAAGACAAACTTTTCAAAGCCTTCCTCAATTTCGGTGACAAGCGATATAGCAGTACATTttgggagaaaaacaaacgttatGCCGAGCAGGCTGCCGCGCTCGTTTGTCTGCTAAACTTAGGCGTCGAGCGGCGCGAGGAACTTGTGATGAATGGTGCAATGATGATGGGCACGAAAGAGGAAACGATCgaggaacgaaacgaaccttGTTCCTTCAAACCAGAGAAGCCATCTTAA
- the LOC131213216 gene encoding uncharacterized protein LOC131213216, translating into MQKALDGSIDLPIASLINKSNSSAAPSSSSSSSSSSSSSSSSNSSSSSSSSTDAAAVVGHQHHLVGGGASNSSSSSSFFSSSCGGDTKEVSDERPVGDDLPAPTLPPPPPPLPLAGNVASMLECGVGNEGAAPPPSTSAAEARTKKYRHQQFSKNIYIGTKNAEKWDTLRNALLFKNDVEFVSFLLKLAEGTGWKKDGLALANGYGFHTETAAAAATVSKSRPGSTAAAGGLETKPSGRTRQLLQEQQQQQLSPTAAVSLSSSKQTAGKKAKRVQFNKNVNIINNIEDIEGDRRGRKVVTANPYRTALPPVGFSEHELTPETTPMEGDEADELEPAEEDEDDVEEDVEEDEDELDEGEEIDEEEVEDDEEEEEDEEEGQPPGHGLDANTQQQHSAYLADVDLAKKASLRKAHHQPQPAQQPQPSQQQQQSNEVQQDSISSTMGSVSEDSLHTETEVLDYRIAEKIKTELEEKQKLERRATGSEEQLPTTSTLFGEPTDFDVSVGAAAAINPLVDSKPTDVVLNQLAVCVQELSKVRPTPHYNNGGVGGGAEAVCNGGSRKGKGKRGRLGAAESVDLHIEYEEQEYRGLPGLVDGDGGARATPKAPGRHAGPPGAPAQGRKARKGCVVGKHKVCPGCNIKHGAAEPCPLSTPLLTIGNKIELSQWLEQNEELIKKHKLFLKPHISHADETDDEADDGNYDDEDDEDDEDDGGGGGGGGEDDDDEEDAEEGGGRGGDRLDLIPSFSEISVPPEFELRLCGPPASAAGATTSGNISSTTTAAATNTGAPLDTPLQADVTKDSSLGLVAPGGQTPPSPQLPAAAAGSGKRRADGFGHGLSIYATKPIARYTRIGPLTGQLVPETEIQDDATMRHIFETFDGCKSTYVSTENKNLSNWLRYIRPAKSRDQKNCVLQVHEGHIYFVTCADLEPGAELLYWSDDSNSAWGKKKMEKTNCGGCNLKFDHPLYYRTHCSVFHDPGFSLTIRKYHCKVCGVAVLGKENIMKHAEKLHDGKGAYQCQFCQKFFLRLNYLEMHRTYGCSANPQRTRPLCDFCGRKFCQPQKLKVHIKRMHSDMADVLRDFQCKLCSKLLGSRAALQRHSKEVHSRNSAVVSCPRCQKLFQNRSNLKIHMLTHSGVRPFKCAENECTAAFTTKQCLQFHYKKVHGYTQEQMPKIERSVAYTFDAYSGGLNDGLVEGVQRRQRRKSSASEEGAYGSEKVERRKRSRHLHHFEEDTLQQHSGAGPGPVPPNQQGPQDSSHGLLHPDSLEQPVQQPGLTSGHHLTPSGANHEVNYPASPSPQRLAGLHQPLVHQQQQQQQQQHQQDHELHHHQKLLRQQQQQQQQHLSMLPSTDQHEGDHQHHGQRETHSNRQQSPVDDDQLMHGDSEQEQHQPPRLPSPFSSSLLKTKNILESFNDLCRTENNLSLLSTKISSILNNNLKDIAKVAAISSGGAPGGGSVGGSSLEEADHLAHSLAHVTEEQQKSSPVGGLQHVSQLQAHRLNISTQLEGTPATVAAAAALHQYKLMDEDLKGAVSAGEDVDDSFVDMTSLANTLKYKEYVNGASNAGLVISKGSKKWISDADQLAAVGGGDSQQGDGGMLSAVATGRDFLTKLIMNGNVGSATPSHVADDDEEDDDNSTILDVVDSNNHHQQQHHQQQQQQQQYTSTFTGLSLPDLPSFQGHAFQGHFNHQTLLGSFYNNSNAVVAGRNTLNTIPTSASMLVEAALNSVSSIITDSEISTNNGDDTGAGADGDGGGAGGATATGGAFSQAAASMDVDSVDSLKLLKSHQFSLQLNSMAQYAVAQQQQQQQQSPSSGAATVRPKSREKLSAIYGEEGEMMGYADTQTGGKLPSDAVRNVALSPETQTVDYAPYSAGTGSAAGTGGRGQQMATDSPVRSVSRQIYADHDLISPASTPSLPRYDFGPADYVAARGSQRPDPSKSIGSLGALDSFESNLKGHHHHQHLSSDEDNSIVIAENLSVSAVQTQDQKLKLSASTGGGASGAADFLQQQHQKYVGQDTGRAAASMANAEMRLKYGSEPSVGELADFRANPIADASDFQGLDMSSRTALPAAYHHANFQLGPGQPGANLNFNRYHHHIYDILSERDQQQSQQQHHVEQQQQQQQQQQQQQQHHHQQQQVQQHHHQQQQSQQQQQSTQQQQQESFQLQQSQLQHLVQEHVQGQDGDADQAVSVDLSRSSSYLVSPSSPAVSYAAAHSHSDMIRMVSLDLSANTSASHHAAINNGAAAHHSVRHTSFISSQLQPAPTGSASAAAAAAAAAAAEHHRLLTSEQLAAASNHRLLVGDPATHLIFAEQNQRLLSDAAGGQPPPPVPPPPAPPPPRHVVSPSRGFGAYHHHHHHHHHHQVGGSNYHHHPMKQNLASPPINQHAATAAAYHPFPTYY; encoded by the exons ATGCAAAAAGCTCTGGACGGCAGCATCGATCTACCTATTGCGAGCCTGATCAAcaagagcaacagcagcgctgcgcc cagcagcagcagcagtagcagtagcagcagcagcagcagcagcagcagcaacagcagcagcagcagtagcagcagca cggacgctgctgctgtggttggCCACCAGCATCACCTCGTAGGCGGGGGCGCCTccaactcgtcgtcgtcatcgtcgttcttctcgtcgtcgtgcggCGGTGACACCAAGGAGGTGTCGGACGAGCGTCCCGTCGGCGATGATCTGCCGGCCCCgacgttgccgccgccgccgccgccgctgccgctggccggcaATGTGGCAAGCATGCTGGAGTGCGGGGTCGGCAACGAGG gagcagcaccaccaccatcaactaGTGCCGCCGAGGCACGCACCAAAAAGTATCGCCATCAACAGTTCAGCAAGAACATCTACATCGGCACCAAGAACGCGGAGAAGTGGGACACGCTCCGGAACGCGCTGCTCTTCAAGAACGACGTCGAGTTCGTGTCGTTCCTGCTGAAGCTGGCGGAGGGCACCGGCTGGAAGAAGGATGGTCTCGCACTGGCAAACGGGTACGG CTTTCATACagagacggcggcggcggcggcgacggtttCAAAGTCCCGTCCCGGCAGCACTGCTGCGGCTGGCGGCTTGGAGACGAAACCAAGTGGACGTACGAGACAACTCCtgcaggaacagcagcagcagcagctctcaCCGACAGCAGCTGTCAGTCTGAGCAGCTCCAAGCAGACTGCGGGAAAGAAAGCCAAAAGAGtacaattcaataaaaatgtaaatattatAAATAACATCGAGGACATCGAGGGTGACCGGCGAGGCAGAAAGGTGGTAACCGCCAACCCCTACCGGACCGCGCTGCCGCCCGTGGGCTTCAGCGAGCACGAGCTGACGCCGGAAACGACGCCAATGGAGGGCGACGAGGCCGACGAACTAGAACCAGCCgaggaagacgaggacgacgtAGAGGAGGACGTAgaagaggacgaggacgagttGGATGAAGGAGAGGAGATAgacgaggaggaggtggaggacgacgaggaggaggaggaggacgaggaggaaggGCAGCCGCCGGGGCACGGGCTGGACGCAAACACG cagcagcagcactcggcGTACCTCGCGGATGTTGATCTCGCCAAGAAGGCGTCGCTACGCAAAGCGCACCATCAACCGCAACCAGCTCAACAGCCCCAAccatcgcagcagcagcagcagagcaacGAAGTGCAGCAGGACTCGATCAGCAGCACGATGGGCTCGGTGTCGGAGGACTCGCTGCACACCGAGACGGAGGTCCTGGACTACCGGATTGCCGAGAAGATCAAGACCGAGCTGGAGGAGAAGCAGAAGCTGGAGcgccgggccaccggaagcgaggAGCAACTCCCGACGACCTCGACCCTGTTCGGTGAGCCGACTGACTTCGATGTCTCGGtgggtgcggcggcggcgatcaaCCCGCTCGTGGACAGCAAACCGACGGACGTGGTGCTGAACCAGCTGGCGGTCTGCGTCCAAGAGCTGTCCAAGGTGCGCCCGACCCCACACTACAACAACGGAGGTGTCGGTGGGGGCGCGGAAGCGGTGTGCAACGGAGGAAGCCGCAAGGGCAAGGGTAAGCGTGGACGGTTGGGGGCCGCGGAATCGGTGGACCTGCACATCGAGTACGAGGAGCAGGAGTACCGTGGGCTTCCCGGGCTCGTGGACGGTGATGGTGGGGCACGGGCGACGCCGAAGGCACCGGGCCGCCATGCCGGTCCGCCCGGGGCACCGGCCCAGGGCCGCAAGGCCCGAAAGGGGTGCGTGGTGGGCAAGCACAAGGTATGCCCCGGCTGCAACATCAAGCACGGGGCGGCGGAGCCGTGCCCGCTCAGCACGCCGCTGCTGACCATCGGCAACAAAATCGAGCTTAGCCAGTGGCTGGAGCAGAACGAGGAGCTGATCAAGAAGCACAAGCTGTTCCTGAAGCCCCACATCAGCCACGCGGACGAGACGGACGACGAGGCGGACGACGGGaactacgacgacgaggacgacgaggacgacgaggacgatgggggcggcggcggcggcggtggcgaggatgacgacgacgaggaggacgccGAGGAGGGGGGCGGCCGGGGAGGCGATCGGTTGGACCTGATACCGTCGTTCTCCGAGATCTCCGTACCGCCCGAGTTCGAGCTGCGGCTCTGCGGCCCGCCGGCGAGCGCCGCCGGCGCGACGACCAGCGGCAACATCAGTAGTacgacgacggccgcggccaccaacACAGGCGCACCCCTGGACACCCCGCTGCAAGCGGACGTTACGAAGGATTCGAGCCTGGGGCTAgtggcaccgggcggccagACGCCTCCATCGCCACAGCTTCCGGCCGCAGCGGCGGGCAGCGGGAAGCGGCGCGCCGACGGGTTCGGGCACGGGCTGAGCATCTACGCGACCAAACCGATCGCCCGCTACACCCGGATCGGGCCCCTCACCGGCCAGCTGGTGCCGGAGACGGAGATCCAGGACGACGCCACCATGCGCCACATCTTCGAAACGTTCGACGGCTGCAAGTCGACGTACGTGAGCACGGAGAACAAGAACCTCTCGAACTGGCTCCGCTACATTCGGCCGGCGAAGAGCCGCGACCAGAAGAACTGTGTGCTGCAGGTGCACGAGGGCCACATCTACTTCGTGACCTGCGCCGACCTGGAGCCGGGTGCCGAGCTGCTCTACTGGAGCGATGACAGCAACTCCGCCTGGGGCAAGAAGAAGATGGAGAAAACGA ACTGTGGCGGCTGTAACCTGAAGTTCGACCACCCGCTGTACTACCGGACGCACTGCTCCGTGTTCCACGATCCCGGGTTCAGTTTGACCATCCGGAAGTACCACTGCAAGGTGTGCGGTGTGGCCGTCCTGGGCAAGGAGAACATCATGAAGCACGCCGAGAAGCTGCACGACGGCAAAGGTGCCTACCAGTGTCAGTTTTGTCAGAAG tttttcctACGCCTCAACTACCTGGAGATGCACCGTACCTACGGGTGCAGCGCCAACCCGCAGCGCACCCGGCCGCTGTGCGACTTCTGCGGTCGGAAGTTCTGCCAGCCGCAGAAGCTGAAGGTGCACATCAAGCGCATGCACAGCGACATGGCCGACGTGCTGCGCGACTTCCAATGCAAGCTGTGCTCGAAGCTGCTCGGCTCGCGGGCCGCCCTGCAGCGGCACTCGAAGGAGGTCCACAGCCGCAACTCGGCCGTCGTCAGCTGCCCGCGCTGCCAGAAGCTGTTCCAGAATCGCTCGAACCTCAAGATCCACATGCTGACCCACTCGGGCGTGCGACCGTTCAA GTGCGCTGAGAACGAGTGCACGGCCGCCTTCACCACCAAGCAGTGTCTGCAGTTTCACTACAAAAAGGTCCACGGCTACACGCAGGAGCAGATGCCGAAGATCGAGCGTAGCGTTGCGTACACGTTCGACGCCTACTCCGGCGGGCTGAACGATGGGCTAGTCG AGGGAGTACAGCGCCGTCAGCGGCGTAAGTCGTCCGCGTCGGAGGAGGGAGCATACGGGAGCGAGAAGGTCGAACGGAGGAAGCGGTCCCGCCATCTGCACCACTTCGAGGAGGACACACTCCAACAGCACAGCGGGGCAGGTCCGGGGCCGGTTCCCCCGAACCAGCAGGGTCCGCAGGACAGTTCCCACGGGCTGCTCCATCCTGACTCGCTGGAGCAGCCCGTGCAGCAGCCGGGACTTACCAGTGGCCACCATCTGACACCGTCGGGTGCGAACCACGAAGTGAATTATCCGGCCTCGCCATCCCCACAGCGGCTGGCAGGTCTTCACCAGCCATTGgtacaccagcagcagcagcagcaacagcaacagcaccagcaggaccATGAGCTACATCACCACCAGAAGTTgttgcgccagcagcagcagcagcagcagcagcacctttCAATGCTTCCTTCAACCGACCAGCACGAAGGTGACCACCAGCATCATGGGCAGCGCGAAACACACTCCAACCGGCAGCAGTCCCCGGTGGACGATGATCAGCTCATGCACGGTGActcggagcaggagcagcaccaaCCGCCACGGCTACCGTCGCCCTTCTCGAGCAGCTTGCTCAAGACGAAAAACATCCTCGAGTCGTTCAACGATCTGTGCCGCACGGAGAACAACCTGTCGCTGCTCTCGACCAAGATATCGTCCATCCTGAACAACAACCTGAAGGACATCGCGAAGGTAGCCGCCATCAGCAGTGGCGGTGcccctggtggtggttcggttGGCGGGAGCAGCCTGGAGGAAGCGGACCACCTGGCGCACAGTCTCGCGCACGTCACCGAAGAGCAGCAGAAGTCGTCTCCGGTGGGCGGCCTGCAGCACGTCAGCCAGCTGCAGGCCCACCGGCTCAACATATCAACGCAGCTGGAGGGCACTCCGGCGACCGTGGCGGCAGCCGCTGCCTTACACCAGTACAAGCTGATGGACGAGGACCTGAAGGGGGCGGTCAGTGCGGGCGAGGACGTCGACGATAGTTTCGTCGACATGACGTCACTGGCGAACACGCTCAAGTACAAGGAGTACGTGAACGGGGCCAGCAACGCCGGGCTGGTGATCAGCAAGGGCAGCAAGAAGTGGATCAGCGACGCGGACcagctggcggcggtgggcggcggcgATAGTCAGCAGGGCGACGGCGGCATGCTGAGCGCCGTCGCGACCGGGCGCGACTTCCTCACCAAGCTCATCATGAACGGGAACGTGGGCAGCGCCACCCCATCGCacgtggccgacgacgacgaggaggacgacgacaactcCACCATTCTCGACGTAGTCGACTCCAAcaacc accatcaacagcaacaccatcaacagcagcagcagcagcaacagtacaCGTCCACCTTCACCGGGCTCAGCCTGCCCGACCTGCCCTCGTTCCAAGGGCACGCGTTCCAGGGTCACTTCAACCACCAGACGCTGCTCGGTTCGTTctacaacaacagcaacgcgGTCGTGGCGGGCCGCAACACGCTCAACACGATCCCAACCTCCGCCAGCATGCTGGTGGAGGCGGCCCTCAACTcggtcagcagcatcatcacggACTCGGAGATCAGTACAaacaacg GCGATGACACTGGCGCAGGagccgatggcgacggtggcggcgcaggCGGTGCAACAGCGACCGGCGGCGCATTTAGCCAGGCGGCCGCCAGTATGGACGTGGACTCGGTCGACAGCCTGAAGCTGCTGAAGTCGCACCAGTTCTCGCTGCAGCTCAACTCGATGGCGCAGTACGCAgtcgctcagcagcagcagcaacagcagcagtccccgtcgtcgggcgccgccaccgtccggcCAAAGTCCCGCGAGAAGCTCTCGGCCATCTACGGCGAGGAAGGCGAGATGATGGGCTACGCGGACACCCAGACCGGTGGCAAGCTGCCGTCGGACGCGGTGCGCAACGTCGCGCTGTCGCCGGAAACGCAGACCGTCGACTACGCACCGTACTCGGCGGGGACCGGGTCGGCGGCGGGGACAGGTGGACGTGGCCAGCAGATGGCGACGGACTCGCCGGTGCGTTCGGTCTCGCGCCAGATCTACGCCGATCATGACCTGATCTCGCCCGCGTCAACGCCATCGCTGCCGAGGTACGACTTCGGGCCGGCCGACTACGTGGCGGCGCGTGGCAGCCAGCGTCCTGACCCGTCCAAGTCGATCGGATCGCTCGGTGCGCTGGACAGCTTCGAGTCCAACCTGAAGGGCCAccac caccaccagcacctgTCGAGTGACGAGGATAACAGCATCGTGATCGCGGAGAACCTGTCGGTGAGCGCGGTCCAGACGCAGGACCAGAAGCTGAAGCTGTCCGCGTCCACGGGTGGCGGTGCGAGCGGGGCGGCCGacttcctgcagcagcagcaccagaagtACGTCGGCCAGGACACGGGGCGGGCCGCGGCCAGCATGGCGAACGCGGAGATGCGCCTCAAGTACGgctccgagccgagcgtcGGCGAGCTGGCCGACTTCCGGGCGAACCCGATCGCCGACGCGTCCGACTTCCAGGGGCTGGACATGTCCTCCCGGACGGCGCTGCCGGCCGCCTACCATCACGCCAACTTCCAGCTGGGGCCGGGCCAGCCCGGCGCGAACCTCAACTTTAACCGTTACCACCATCACATCTACGACATACTGAGCGAGCgtgaccagcagcagtcgcagcagcaacaccacgtggagcagcagcagcagcagcagcagcagcagcaacagcaacagcaacaccatcatcagcagcagcaggtccagcagcatcaccaccagcaacagcaatcccaacagcaacagcagtcgacgcagcagcagcaacaggagtCGTTTCAGCTGCAGCAATCGCAGCTCCAGCACCTGGTGCAGGAGCACGTCCAGGGCCAGGACGGGGACGCGGACCAGGCGGTGTCGGTGGACCTGAGCCGCAGCTCGAGCTACCTGGTGTCGCCGTCATCCCCGGCCGTCTCCTACGCGGCGGCCCACTCGCACTCGGACATGATCCGCATGGTGTCGCTGGACCTGAGCGCCAACACGAGCGCCTCGCACCACGCCGCCATCAACAACGGGGCGGCGGCGCACCACTCCGTGCGCCACACGTCCTTCATCTCCTCCCAGCTCCAGCCGGCTCCGACGGGCAGCGCCAgcgccgcggcggccgccgccgcagccgccgccgccgagcatCATCGGCTGCTGACGAGCGAGCAgctggccgccgcctccaACCACCGGCTCCTGGTGGGCGACCCGGCCACGCACCTCATCTTCGCCGAGCAGAACCAGCGGCTCCTGTCGGacgcggccggcggccagcctccgccaccggttccccctccaccggcgccaccgccgccgcgccacGTGGTGTCGCCGTCGCGAGGATTCGGGgcgtaccaccaccaccatcaccatcaccaccaccaccaggtggGGGGCTCCAACTACCATCACCATCCGATGAAGCAGAACCTCGCGTCGCCGCCGATCAACCAGCATGCGGCCACCGCGGCTGCCTACCACCCGTTTCCCACCTACTACTAG
- the LOC131213561 gene encoding mitochondrial ornithine transporter 1: MHGTGDASSLKTGLIDFVAGCLGGVALVYVSQPMDTVKVKMQTFPGLYRGMIDCTVQTFRRDGVVRGLYAGCIPAVVANVAENSVLFAAYGACQKVVGYATDKQTIIELNMVENATAGFLAAFFSSFTLCPTELIKCKLQALRETQSQQHSSRTGTAGRPTISSYALVRQILRSEGIPGMFRGLTSTFAREMPGYFFFFGGYEGTRELLAKPGQSKEDIGPLRTMVAGAVGGIALWTIIFPADVIKSRIQVYSMRSSMTSVAITIFRNEGLLAFYNGLVPTIVRTIPATAVLFVVYEYTKRTLSKLLD, encoded by the exons ATGCACGGGACGGGAGATGCAAGCAGCTTGAAAACCGGCCTGATCGACTTCGTTGCCGGATGTTTAG GTGGAGTGGCACTGGTATACGTCAGCCAACCGATGGacacggtgaaggtgaaaatgCAGACCTTTCCCGGATTGTACCGGGGGATGATCGACTGCACGGTGCAAACGTTCCGGCGTGACGGAGTGGTGCGTGGTTTGTACGCTGGCTGCATACCGGCCGTCGTGGCGAATGTGGCCGAAAATTCAGTATTATTTGCGGCATACGGTGCGTGTCAGAAGGTGGTGGGGTACGCTacagacaaacaaaccatCATCGAACTGAACATGGTGGAGAACGCAACCGCTGGCTTTCTGGCGGCCTTCTTCTCCTCCTTCACGCTCTGCCCGACCGAGCTGATCAAGTGTAAGCTGCAAGCGTTGCGCGAAACGCAATCACAGCAGCACTCGTCCAGGACAGGCACTGCAGGCCGGCCCACCATATCCTCGTACGCGCTCGTTCGTCAGATCCTGCGTTCCGAGGGTATTCCAGGGATGTTCCGGGGCCTCACGTCGACATTTGCACGTGAAATGCCCGGctatttcttcttcttcggtggctATGAGGGAACGCGCGAGTTGCTGGCGAAACCGGGACAGTCGAAGGAGGATATCGGGCCGCTTCGCACGATGGTAGCAGGTGCGGTAGGCGGGATCGCCCTCTGGACCATTATCTTCCCGGCCGACGTGATCAAAAGCCGTATCCAGGTGTACAGCATGCGATCGAGCATGACTAGCGTTGCTATCACCATCTTCCGGAACGAGGGTCTGCTGGCGTTCTATAACGGTCTAGTGCCAACCATTGTTCGAACCATTCCTGCCACCGCCGTACTGTTCGTCGTATACGAGTACACGAAACGGACGCTGAGCAAACTGCTCGATTGA